In a single window of the Nodularia spumigena CCY9414 genome:
- a CDS encoding HAD-IA family hydrolase, whose amino-acid sequence MTQKVIIFDFDGTIADTVDALVTIANRLAVEFGYIQITPEELSLLRNFTSREILKYSGISFFKIPFLIKKVKGELKHKLQELKPIPGIHEALIELQNQGYRLGIITSNSQDNVIAFLENNELNQLFDFIYSGVTIFGKTTIINNVLRQKQLNTQEVIYVGDETRDIEASKKANIKVIAVTWGFNSPEALAKQNPDFLINHPRELIEVIKKC is encoded by the coding sequence ATGACCCAGAAAGTAATTATTTTTGATTTTGATGGCACGATTGCGGATACAGTAGATGCTCTTGTGACTATTGCCAATCGTTTAGCTGTAGAATTTGGTTATATACAAATTACTCCAGAGGAACTTTCCCTGCTCAGAAATTTTACCTCTAGGGAAATCCTTAAATACTCCGGAATCTCTTTCTTTAAAATTCCCTTTCTCATCAAAAAAGTTAAAGGAGAATTAAAACACAAGCTTCAAGAATTAAAACCCATACCCGGAATTCACGAAGCCTTAATAGAACTGCAAAATCAAGGTTACAGATTAGGAATTATTACGTCTAATTCTCAAGATAACGTCATAGCTTTTCTTGAAAATAACGAATTAAATCAGTTATTCGACTTTATTTATTCAGGAGTCACGATTTTTGGTAAAACCACCATAATTAATAACGTATTAAGACAAAAACAACTCAACACTCAAGAAGTCATTTATGTCGGGGATGAAACCAGAGATATAGAAGCTTCAAAAAAAGCTAATATCAAAGTGATTGCAGTAACTTGGGGCTTCAATTCTCCTGAAGCTTTAGCTAAACAAAATCCCGATTTTTTGATTAACCATCCCAGGGAACTAATAGAAGTTATCAAAAAGTGCTGA
- a CDS encoding TolC family protein, with product MKFILFCVHSTGLAVAIASGAALPIALIFPSLGRSVFAQTLPETQADSVPVPDFLNPDPNPLQLPIQPQEVKIQRTQPITLAEALELAKRNNRELQVAILELERSRSALRESQAVLSPNIGVNTNLTKSGQDFIGSGSQTRTSFNSQAQINYDLFNSGRSIRVAEERLRIDELDVENRTLEVRLNVTTQYYDLQEADEQVRINQSAVENAQASLRDAQARERAGVGTRFDVLQSQVNLANAQQGLTNSLAQQQIARREFASFLNLAQSVDISAADAVQEAGVWEPTLEESIVQAFQNRPELPQFLAQRNISELERRQALSRLSPQFSLNGNYNIVDQFDDGQSLTDGYSVGFRASLTLFDGGAAKANAAQSKINIAIAESQFASQRDQIRFNVEQFYAQLQSNSENIKTSTVALDQAREALRLARLRFEAGVGTQTDVIFAENDLTRSEGNRVTAILNYNRALANLQRTVTFRSVR from the coding sequence ATGAAATTTATCTTATTCTGTGTCCATTCTACGGGGCTGGCCGTGGCGATCGCCTCCGGCGCGGCTTTGCCGATCGCTCTTATATTTCCCTCTTTAGGCAGAAGTGTCTTTGCCCAAACTCTCCCAGAAACACAGGCTGATTCTGTCCCAGTTCCTGATTTTCTCAATCCTGATCCCAATCCTCTCCAGTTACCCATTCAGCCACAAGAAGTGAAAATTCAGCGCACTCAGCCCATAACTTTAGCTGAGGCTTTGGAACTAGCAAAACGCAACAATCGAGAATTACAGGTAGCCATATTAGAACTAGAACGTAGTCGTTCTGCATTACGGGAGTCTCAAGCTGTTTTGTCTCCTAATATTGGTGTCAATACTAACTTGACTAAGAGTGGTCAGGATTTTATTGGTAGTGGCTCTCAAACTAGAACTTCTTTCAATAGTCAAGCACAAATAAATTATGACCTCTTTAACTCTGGTCGTAGCATCCGCGTGGCTGAGGAACGGCTACGGATAGATGAATTAGATGTGGAGAACAGGACTTTAGAAGTCCGGTTGAATGTCACCACTCAATATTACGATTTGCAAGAAGCAGATGAACAAGTCAGAATTAATCAGTCGGCTGTGGAAAATGCCCAGGCTAGTTTGCGGGATGCTCAAGCTAGAGAACGGGCGGGAGTCGGTACGCGGTTTGATGTGCTACAATCTCAGGTAAATTTAGCCAATGCTCAACAAGGGCTGACTAATTCTCTGGCACAACAGCAAATTGCCCGCCGTGAGTTTGCCTCTTTCTTAAATTTGGCGCAATCAGTGGATATTAGTGCCGCCGATGCTGTGCAAGAGGCGGGAGTTTGGGAACCAACCCTAGAAGAATCTATTGTGCAAGCGTTTCAAAACCGCCCAGAATTGCCACAGTTTTTGGCACAACGGAATATTTCTGAACTAGAGCGACGACAAGCTCTTTCACGGCTAAGTCCGCAATTTAGTTTGAATGGAAACTACAACATCGTAGATCAATTTGACGATGGGCAAAGCCTAACTGATGGTTATTCTGTAGGATTCAGAGCTAGTTTAACTTTATTCGATGGGGGAGCCGCTAAAGCCAATGCAGCTCAGTCTAAAATTAATATTGCGATCGCCGAAAGTCAATTTGCTAGTCAGCGTGACCAAATTCGCTTTAATGTGGAACAATTCTATGCTCAATTGCAGTCAAATTCAGAGAATATAAAAACTTCTACTGTGGCTTTAGATCAAGCCAGAGAAGCTCTACGTTTAGCAAGATTGCGGTTTGAAGCTGGCGTAGGAACTCAAACAGACGTAATTTTTGCCGAAAACGATTTGACAAGATCCGAAGGTAATCGAGTCACAGCGATTTTAAATTACAATCGCGCCTTGGCTAATTTACAAAGGACTGTAACATTCAGGAGTGTCAGATAA
- a CDS encoding orange carotenoid protein N-terminal domain-containing protein: MTFTSDSASTRLSNQPGDAVSSTTAVFQSLSVDDQLAVLWYAYTEMGRSITPAATGAARLQLASGLLTQIKQMSHVERLNVMRDLAAHKNTQFSRSYGILSNNTKLAFWYELSELMVKHLVVPMPVGYEFSRDGVQVLAAIKALDFGQQISVLRQVVADMGVDPLAE; this comes from the coding sequence ATGACATTCACTTCTGATTCAGCTTCAACCCGTTTATCTAATCAGCCTGGTGATGCTGTTAGTTCCACCACTGCTGTATTCCAAAGCCTGAGCGTGGATGATCAGCTAGCAGTGCTATGGTATGCCTACACAGAAATGGGACGTTCCATTACACCAGCAGCTACAGGTGCGGCTCGTTTACAACTAGCCTCCGGGTTGCTGACTCAAATCAAGCAGATGTCTCATGTAGAGCGGTTAAATGTCATGCGTGACTTAGCTGCTCACAAAAATACTCAATTTTCCCGTTCCTATGGTATTCTGAGCAATAATACCAAATTGGCTTTCTGGTACGAGTTATCAGAATTGATGGTAAAACATCTTGTTGTACCTATGCCAGTAGGCTATGAATTTTCTCGTGATGGTGTGCAGGTACTTGCAGCTATCAAAGCATTAGATTTTGGTCAGCAAATCTCTGTGCTTCGCCAGGTAGTAGCTGATATGGGCGTTGATCCCTTGGCTGAATAA
- a CDS encoding efflux RND transporter periplasmic adaptor subunit, with protein MVTQIELPFIGKVKYPLRWGIGLIVAGSLAVGTTITYNLVNQRTREQNITELTVPVESQNVTLRISASGKVVPVQSVNISPKNPGVLTQLYVEQGDRVSQGQVLARMDVGDIRAQILQNRANLAQVQAQLDQARAGSRPQEIEQAKARLAQAQAQLNQARAGNRSQEIAQAQAQVNSAQAQVTLTQSRVNRYRQLTQQGATSQDQLEQFISEDQRAKASLDEAQKRLSLLEVGSRNEEITAREAAVTEARAALVLLQNGSRPEEIAQRQAAVKAAQAQIQAAEVRLQDTVIRAPLSGIVTQKYANVGAFVTPTTSASTSASATSSSIVAVARGLEVLAQVPEVDIGRIKQGQQVEIVADAYPDQVFKGNVRLIAPEAVVEQGVTSFQVRVALDTGTEQLRSGLNVDLTFLGDRLSNALVLPTVAIVTEQGKTGVLVTDAQNKPQFQEVTIGAQIADQTQILQGVEEGDRVFINPPPDYKKEQRNR; from the coding sequence ATGGTTACGCAAATAGAATTGCCTTTTATTGGCAAAGTTAAATATCCACTACGCTGGGGAATTGGGTTAATCGTAGCAGGTTCTTTAGCTGTGGGAACAACTATTACCTATAACCTGGTGAATCAGAGAACTCGTGAACAAAATATTACCGAATTAACTGTACCTGTAGAATCACAAAATGTGACTTTGCGGATTAGTGCTAGTGGTAAAGTTGTGCCAGTTCAAAGTGTGAATATTAGTCCCAAAAACCCCGGTGTTTTAACACAGTTATATGTAGAACAGGGCGATCGCGTGTCACAAGGGCAAGTTTTGGCGCGGATGGATGTAGGCGACATTCGGGCGCAAATCCTCCAGAACCGCGCTAATTTAGCCCAAGTACAGGCACAGTTAGACCAAGCACGTGCGGGGAGTCGTCCACAAGAAATAGAGCAAGCCAAGGCGCGTTTAGCCCAAGCTCAGGCGCAGTTAAATCAAGCGCGTGCGGGGAATCGCTCTCAGGAAATTGCCCAAGCCCAAGCACAGGTAAATTCAGCCCAAGCACAGGTAACTCTCACCCAATCACGGGTAAATCGATATCGACAATTAACTCAGCAAGGAGCTACTTCTCAAGACCAATTAGAACAGTTTATTAGTGAAGACCAAAGAGCAAAAGCGAGTTTAGATGAAGCCCAAAAACGACTGTCACTGTTAGAAGTTGGTAGTCGCAATGAAGAAATTACAGCTAGAGAAGCGGCTGTAACCGAAGCCCGCGCCGCATTGGTACTATTACAAAATGGTAGTCGTCCAGAGGAAATTGCTCAACGTCAAGCAGCAGTGAAAGCGGCCCAAGCTCAAATTCAAGCGGCTGAAGTGAGGTTACAAGATACTGTCATTCGTGCGCCTTTATCAGGTATTGTTACCCAGAAATACGCCAACGTTGGCGCTTTTGTGACTCCCACAACTTCGGCTTCTACCAGTGCATCAGCAACTTCTAGTTCTATTGTGGCAGTTGCACGGGGTTTAGAAGTGCTGGCGCAAGTCCCAGAGGTGGATATTGGCAGAATTAAACAGGGACAGCAGGTGGAAATTGTGGCTGATGCTTATCCTGATCAAGTATTTAAAGGTAATGTCCGCTTGATTGCTCCGGAAGCGGTGGTGGAACAAGGTGTCACATCTTTTCAGGTGCGGGTGGCGCTGGATACGGGTACAGAGCAACTGCGTTCTGGCTTAAATGTGGATCTGACTTTTTTAGGCGATCGCCTCAGTAATGCTTTGGTGTTACCGACTGTAGCAATTGTCACTGAACAGGGGAAAACTGGTGTTTTAGTTACAGATGCACAAAATAAACCTCAGTTTCAAGAAGTCACTATTGGGGCGCAAATTGCAGACCAAACTCAGATTTTACAGGGAGTGGAAGAAGGCGATCGCGTGTTTATCAATCCACCTCCAGACTACAAAAAGGAACAACGGAATCGATGA
- a CDS encoding ABC transporter permease has product MNFLESMQMAGKTLLSNKLRSALTMLGIVIGNASVIAMIGIGEGGQRFVAKQLESLGPNVLFVIPGNRASQRISRDVPKTLVFEDAQAIANQVPTVAAVTGELNSRQVVTYGNQNSNVNIVGTTPAFLTVRDFETATGRFFTDVDMKRNNQVVVLGADLAERLFGNSNPQGQQLRIKNASFQVIGVLESKGSNLGVNYDEAALIPLITMANRIVGRTSPYGLELTYIVVSAKNAESVDAAQFQITNLLRLRHKITGEDDFTINTQKDALQTVGQITGALTIMLAAIAGISLFVGGIGIMNIMLVSVTERTQEIGLRKAIGATEQDILLQFIIEAVIVSVFGGVVGTAVGVSGILLVAVVTPLEAAISASAIATAVGVSGGIGLFFGVVPARRAAQLDPIVALRSA; this is encoded by the coding sequence ATGAATTTCCTAGAAAGTATGCAAATGGCGGGAAAAACCCTGCTATCGAATAAGTTGCGTAGCGCCCTGACTATGTTGGGGATTGTCATCGGGAATGCTTCGGTGATTGCTATGATTGGGATTGGCGAAGGTGGACAAAGGTTTGTGGCGAAACAACTGGAGTCTTTAGGCCCAAATGTGTTATTTGTGATTCCAGGTAATCGCGCCAGTCAGCGTATCTCTAGAGATGTGCCGAAAACTTTAGTATTTGAAGATGCTCAGGCGATCGCAAATCAAGTCCCAACTGTAGCAGCAGTTACAGGAGAATTGAATAGTCGGCAGGTAGTGACATATGGCAATCAAAACAGTAATGTGAATATTGTCGGCACAACTCCCGCATTCTTGACCGTGCGTGACTTTGAAACTGCTACAGGGCGATTTTTTACTGACGTAGATATGAAGCGCAATAACCAAGTTGTGGTATTGGGCGCAGACTTAGCAGAAAGACTATTTGGTAATAGTAACCCCCAAGGGCAGCAGTTGCGGATTAAAAATGCCAGTTTTCAAGTAATTGGCGTACTAGAAAGCAAAGGCTCAAACTTAGGTGTGAATTACGATGAAGCGGCTTTAATTCCACTCATCACAATGGCGAACAGAATTGTGGGGCGAACTTCTCCCTATGGATTAGAGTTAACTTATATTGTTGTTTCCGCTAAAAATGCCGAGAGTGTTGATGCAGCACAGTTTCAAATTACTAATTTGCTGCGTTTGCGGCACAAAATTACTGGAGAAGATGATTTTACCATCAATACTCAAAAGGATGCTTTGCAAACCGTCGGTCAAATCACAGGTGCATTAACAATTATGCTAGCGGCGATCGCCGGGATATCATTATTTGTCGGTGGTATTGGTATCATGAATATTATGCTAGTTTCCGTTACCGAACGCACCCAAGAAATCGGACTGCGGAAAGCAATTGGCGCAACCGAACAAGATATTTTACTGCAATTCATAATTGAAGCCGTGATAGTTTCTGTCTTCGGCGGTGTAGTTGGGACTGCGGTGGGTGTGAGTGGTATTCTATTGGTAGCAGTAGTAACTCCCTTAGAAGCAGCAATTTCTGCTAGTGCGATCGCCACAGCAGTTGGTGTTTCTGGCGGAATTGGCTTATTTTTTGGTGTCGTTCCCGCCCGTCGTGCTGCTCAACTTGACCCCATTGTAGCCCTCAGAAGTGCTTAG
- a CDS encoding ABC transporter ATP-binding protein, translating to MAKTITITDALVPNPAPKSAIIRLENIFKIYGSGETEVKALNDVNLTIHEGEYCSIMGPSGSGKSTAMNIIGCLDRPSTGHYYLDNLDVAQMNDADLAKIRNKKLGFVFQQFHLLPQLTALENVMLPMVYASVNPSERRDRATEALTKVGLEKRLNNKPTQLSGGQQQRVAIARAIVNRPVVLLADEPTGALDSQTTQEVLDIFTELNNSGITVVMVTHESEVARQTQRIVWFRDGAVVHSNLTPKDLTQVTMS from the coding sequence ATGGCAAAAACGATCACAATTACCGATGCTCTCGTTCCTAATCCTGCACCAAAATCGGCAATTATTCGCCTAGAAAATATCTTTAAAATTTACGGAAGTGGAGAAACCGAAGTTAAAGCCCTCAACGATGTGAACTTGACTATCCATGAGGGGGAATATTGTTCAATTATGGGACCTTCTGGTTCTGGTAAATCCACAGCCATGAATATTATCGGCTGTTTAGATCGCCCTAGCACCGGACATTATTATTTAGATAACCTTGATGTCGCCCAAATGAACGATGCAGATTTAGCCAAAATCCGCAATAAAAAACTAGGGTTTGTCTTTCAACAATTCCACTTATTACCCCAACTGACAGCATTAGAAAATGTCATGTTACCAATGGTGTATGCTAGTGTAAATCCTAGCGAAAGACGCGATCGCGCCACCGAAGCCTTAACAAAAGTTGGTTTAGAAAAGCGCCTGAATAACAAACCCACGCAATTATCTGGGGGACAGCAACAACGGGTAGCGATCGCTCGTGCTATAGTAAATCGTCCCGTTGTCCTCCTCGCTGATGAACCCACAGGCGCACTTGACTCCCAGACAACCCAGGAAGTATTAGATATTTTCACCGAATTAAATAACAGTGGAATCACCGTTGTCATGGTAACTCATGAATCAGAAGTAGCGCGTCAAACCCAACGCATTGTTTGGTTCCGAGATGGCGCAGTCGTCCACAGCAACTTAACACCAAAAGATTTAACTCAAGTCACCATGTCTTAA
- a CDS encoding tetratricopeptide repeat protein, translating to MPKHISLISLLVVCGLWSMPKAVHAQALIAPRLQLDAEKLEKQGLGLAQEAAQLGQFQQFELALPRARLASQLAPNNERVWFLLGGLHLQAKDFEPAMAALQKAQSLNPQNPEILFALGSANFQKQNYQAAATLYQQGLKLKSDNPEGWFDLGNAYYMLGRLPEAIAQYNKSFSQDKKFWPAINNIALIQYEQGEVESAMKQWQAAVKIDKQAAEPLLALAVAMYNQGDRQKALSMGEAALGIDQRYGNLDFLKENLWGERLLSDAKKFLELPRIQAVLQ from the coding sequence GTGCCTAAACATATTAGTTTGATTTCTCTTCTGGTTGTCTGTGGTTTGTGGAGTATGCCCAAAGCAGTTCACGCACAGGCTCTGATCGCTCCTAGACTGCAACTAGATGCAGAAAAATTAGAAAAACAAGGGTTGGGTTTAGCACAAGAAGCAGCTCAACTCGGACAATTTCAGCAGTTTGAGTTAGCTTTACCACGGGCTAGATTAGCTAGTCAACTGGCTCCTAACAATGAGAGAGTCTGGTTTTTGTTAGGTGGTTTACATTTACAAGCCAAAGATTTTGAGCCGGCGATGGCCGCTTTGCAAAAAGCACAATCCCTGAATCCCCAAAATCCTGAAATTTTGTTTGCGTTGGGTTCGGCTAACTTTCAAAAGCAAAATTACCAAGCAGCAGCGACGCTTTACCAACAGGGTTTGAAGTTAAAATCTGATAACCCAGAAGGATGGTTTGATTTGGGGAATGCTTACTATATGTTAGGTCGATTACCTGAAGCGATCGCCCAGTACAATAAATCTTTCTCTCAAGATAAAAAATTCTGGCCGGCGATTAACAACATTGCCCTAATCCAATACGAACAGGGTGAGGTGGAAAGTGCTATGAAGCAATGGCAAGCTGCTGTGAAAATCGACAAACAAGCGGCAGAACCTTTATTAGCCTTAGCAGTGGCAATGTATAATCAAGGCGATCGCCAAAAAGCCCTATCAATGGGAGAAGCAGCTCTGGGCATCGATCAGCGCTATGGTAATTTAGATTTCCTCAAAGAAAATCTCTGGGGTGAACGATTACTCTCTGATGCGAAAAAATTCTTAGAATTGCCACGCATTCAAGCGGTTTTACAGTAA
- the queG gene encoding tRNA epoxyqueuosine(34) reductase QueG, giving the protein MDKHSVISSNVVKEKAKELGFHKVGITAVDGVDNTDAQRLQAWISLGYHADMEWMNSPKRQDISLIMPEARSLVCVALNYYTPDERPEGEEYAKISRYGWGRDYHKVMHKKLKALMLWLESLDAGIQARYYADTGPVQDKVWAQRAGIGWIAKNGNLITREYGSWVFLGEIVTNLELESDRPHTEHCGSCTRCLDTCPTGAITQPFVVDANRCIAYHTIENRSETLPETISSNLQGWVAGCDICQDVCPWNQRFAQTTDVADFQPYPANIAPGLIELANISTEEWNKRFPASALRRIKPEMLRRNARANLDASQLKNDPESNYF; this is encoded by the coding sequence ATGGATAAGCATTCTGTAATTAGCAGCAATGTAGTTAAAGAAAAAGCCAAAGAGTTAGGATTCCACAAAGTCGGGATTACTGCTGTAGATGGGGTAGATAATACAGACGCGCAGAGGTTACAAGCATGGATAAGTCTGGGTTATCACGCCGATATGGAGTGGATGAATAGCCCCAAACGTCAGGATATTAGCTTAATTATGCCAGAGGCGCGATCGCTCGTATGTGTCGCCCTCAATTACTACACCCCAGACGAACGTCCTGAAGGCGAAGAATACGCCAAAATCTCTCGCTATGGCTGGGGTAGAGACTATCATAAGGTGATGCATAAAAAGCTTAAAGCGCTGATGTTGTGGCTAGAATCACTCGATGCAGGTATTCAGGCGAGATATTATGCAGACACTGGCCCAGTACAAGATAAAGTCTGGGCGCAACGAGCCGGAATCGGTTGGATCGCCAAAAATGGTAATCTGATTACTAGAGAATATGGTTCTTGGGTATTTTTAGGAGAGATAGTTACAAATCTGGAATTAGAAAGCGATCGCCCACATACAGAACACTGTGGTAGCTGCACTCGTTGTCTAGACACTTGTCCTACAGGTGCAATTACCCAACCATTTGTAGTTGATGCTAATCGCTGCATTGCCTATCATACCATCGAAAATCGCTCAGAAACATTACCAGAGACAATATCATCCAATTTACAAGGTTGGGTTGCAGGTTGCGACATTTGTCAAGATGTTTGTCCGTGGAATCAGCGTTTTGCCCAGACAACGGATGTAGCTGATTTTCAGCCGTATCCTGCTAATATTGCACCTGGGCTGATAGAATTAGCCAACATCTCAACGGAAGAGTGGAATAAACGATTTCCCGCATCTGCCTTACGGCGGATTAAGCCAGAAATGTTAAGACGAAATGCCCGTGCTAATCTTGACGCATCCCAACTAAAGAATGACCCAGAAAGTAATTATTTTTGA
- a CDS encoding nuclear transport factor 2 family protein: MTAAEYLEANQINVATTITEELQIEGIVEPTIWRYFETLNAGEFAATAALFADDGVMHPPFESGIVGREAIAIYLQQEAENIQACPRLGIVETLENDHIQIQVTGKAQTSWCGVNVTWYFILNQQRQISNAKIKLLGSPQELLALRREN; this comes from the coding sequence ATGACAGCTGCTGAATATTTAGAGGCAAATCAGATAAACGTCGCCACTACAATCACAGAAGAATTGCAGATTGAGGGAATTGTCGAACCCACTATCTGGCGTTACTTTGAAACTCTCAACGCCGGAGAATTTGCAGCAACTGCGGCGTTATTTGCCGATGATGGGGTGATGCACCCGCCCTTTGAATCTGGTATTGTGGGACGAGAGGCGATCGCTATCTATTTACAACAAGAAGCTGAAAATATTCAAGCTTGTCCGCGTCTAGGAATTGTGGAAACATTAGAAAATGACCACATCCAAATTCAGGTAACAGGTAAAGCGCAAACTTCCTGGTGTGGTGTCAATGTCACCTGGTACTTTATCCTCAACCAACAAAGGCAAATTAGCAATGCCAAAATCAAACTATTAGGTTCTCCCCAAGAATTACTGGCTCTGCGTCGGGAAAATTAG
- a CDS encoding response regulator, whose protein sequence is MKTVLIVEDDLINARVFSKILTKRGGLAVKHTENVEEVIKIAHSGAADLILMDVSLSRSVYQGQSVDGIKITQILKSNPKTANLPVILVTAHAMEGDRENFLKQSGADGYISKPVVDHQQFVEQIIALIPTDIH, encoded by the coding sequence ATGAAAACTGTTTTAATTGTTGAAGACGACCTGATTAATGCGCGCGTTTTTTCCAAAATTTTGACCAAGCGGGGTGGCTTGGCTGTGAAACATACAGAAAATGTGGAAGAAGTCATCAAAATTGCCCACTCAGGAGCAGCCGACCTGATTTTAATGGATGTTTCTCTGTCAAGAAGCGTTTACCAAGGTCAGTCTGTGGATGGGATCAAAATTACCCAAATCTTGAAATCAAACCCAAAAACGGCAAACTTACCAGTTATTCTGGTAACTGCTCATGCAATGGAAGGCGATCGCGAGAACTTTCTTAAGCAAAGTGGCGCTGATGGCTACATCTCTAAGCCCGTTGTCGATCATCAACAGTTTGTTGAACAAATCATTGCGCTTATCCCCACTGATATCCACTAA